The following proteins are encoded in a genomic region of Hirundo rustica isolate bHirRus1 chromosome 3, bHirRus1.pri.v3, whole genome shotgun sequence:
- the PEX3 gene encoding peroxisomal biogenesis factor 3, giving the protein MLRSLWSFLKRHKKKCLALGTFLGGVYLLGKYGQKKIREIQEREAAEYIAQARRQYHFESNQRTCNMTVLSMLPTLRDALMHQLNSESLTSLLKNRPANKLEIWEDLKIISFTRSIVAVYSTCMLVVLLRVQLNIIGGYIYLDNAALSKNGTTPLAPPEVQQQYLSSIQHLLGDGLTELITIVKQAVHKVFGSISLKQTLSLLELEQKLKDIREVVEHKDSDQITSYSPLCHYLMPDEENPLASQACGLTERDIATIKLLNETRDMLESPDFSTVLSTCLNRGFSRLLDNMAEFFRPTEKDLSQNSSVHSLSSVSLPLAKIIPIINGQIHSVCSETPSHFVQDLLMMEQVKDFAANVYEAFSTPQQLEK; this is encoded by the exons GgcagaagaaaatcagagaaatccAGGAACGAGAGGCAGCTGAGTACATTGCCCAAGCACGAAGGCAGTACCATTTTGAGAGTAATCAGAGGACGTGCAATATGACAG TACTGTCAATGCTTCCAACATTGAGGGATGCCTTAATGCATCAGTTAAACTCTGAGAGTCTCACATCTCTTCTTAAAAATAG GCCAGCAAACAAGTTAGAAATATGGGAGGATTTAAAGATTATAA GTTTCACACGCAGCATTGTCGCTGTGTACAGCACCTGTATGCTCGTGGTTCTCTTGCGCGTGCAGTTAAACATCATTGGCGGCTACATCTACCTGGATAACGCCGCGCTCAGCAAGAATGGCACA acACCGCTAGCTCCCCCTGAAGTCCAGCAGCAATATTTATCAAGCATTCAGCACCTTTTAGGAGATG gACTGACTGAGTTAATAACTATTGTTAAACAAGCTGTGCATAAAGTTTTTGGAAG TATTTCCCTTAAGCAGACCCTGTCTCTTCTGGAGCTGGAACAGAAACTTAAAGATATCAGGGAAGTAGTGGAACATAAAGATTCGGATCAGATTACATCTTACTCTCCCTTATGTCATTATCTGATGCCAGATGAAGAAAACCCCTTGGCTAGCCAG GCCTGTGGACTCACAGAAAGAGACATTGCTACAATTAAATTACTGAATGAAACTAGAGATATGCTAGAAAG tccaGACTTCAGTACAGTTTTAAGCACATGTTTAAATAGAGGGTTCAGTCGACTGCTGGACAATATGGCAGAATTTTTTAGACCTACTGAAAAGGACCTTTCTCAAAACAGCTCTGTACATAg TCTTTCCAGTGTCAGTCTTCCTTTAGCCAAGATAATTCCAATAATAAATGGACAGATTCATTCAGTATGCAGTGAAACACCCAGTCATTTTGTTCAG GACCTGCTGATGATGGAACAAGTGAAAGATTTTGCTGCTAATGTTTATGAAGCTTTTAGTACCCCTCAGCAACTAGAGAAATGA